One genomic region from Ornithinimicrobium flavum encodes:
- a CDS encoding ATP-grasp domain-containing protein, with translation MPNVLMISPGFPLEIGSFTRALARTGATVIGIGDQPVSAMPGTARDHLAHYEHVPLADTRRVLEALTGLARNVRIDRVECLWEPYVVLAATIREHLGLPGMSVEQATRFRDKELMKKALDGAGIRTPRHAGAETVAEVWEAAEVVGYPLIVKPVDGAGSADTYRVDTPSRLAEVQPMLAHVRRVSVEEFIEGEEFTHDTVCGGGDILFENVSWYQPRPLEQRSHEWVSPVTIALRDTSDPDLADGIKMGRQVLKALGHTSGFTHMEWYRKADGEVVFGEIGARPPGARTVDVMNYATDADLFHTWALAVTTGTAPPLEHRYNAASIFKRAQGSGRISRIEGLDRLLREEGEKVCVVDLLPVGAPRRDWRATLLSDGMVIARDPDLDELMRVLRRFATELQLYAE, from the coding sequence ATGCCCAACGTCCTGATGATCTCGCCCGGCTTCCCGCTGGAGATCGGGTCCTTCACCCGCGCGCTCGCCCGCACCGGCGCGACCGTGATCGGCATCGGCGACCAGCCGGTCAGCGCCATGCCGGGCACGGCGCGCGACCACCTGGCGCACTACGAGCACGTGCCGCTGGCCGACACCCGTCGGGTCCTCGAGGCGCTGACCGGGCTCGCCCGCAACGTGCGGATCGACCGTGTCGAGTGCCTCTGGGAGCCCTACGTCGTCCTCGCCGCGACCATCCGCGAGCACCTCGGACTGCCCGGCATGAGCGTCGAGCAGGCGACCCGCTTCCGCGACAAGGAGCTGATGAAGAAGGCGCTGGACGGCGCCGGAATCCGCACCCCCCGGCACGCCGGCGCCGAGACCGTCGCCGAGGTCTGGGAGGCGGCCGAGGTCGTCGGCTACCCGCTCATCGTCAAGCCCGTCGACGGCGCCGGCTCGGCCGACACCTACCGCGTCGACACCCCCTCACGGCTGGCAGAGGTGCAGCCGATGCTCGCCCACGTCCGCCGCGTCAGCGTCGAGGAGTTCATCGAGGGGGAGGAGTTCACCCACGACACCGTCTGCGGCGGCGGCGACATCCTCTTCGAGAACGTCAGCTGGTACCAACCCCGGCCGCTCGAGCAGCGCAGCCACGAGTGGGTCAGCCCCGTGACGATCGCGCTGCGCGACACGAGCGACCCTGACCTCGCCGACGGCATCAAGATGGGTCGGCAGGTTCTGAAGGCCCTCGGCCACACCTCCGGCTTCACCCACATGGAGTGGTACCGCAAGGCCGACGGCGAGGTCGTCTTCGGTGAGATCGGCGCCCGACCCCCGGGCGCCCGGACCGTGGACGTCATGAACTACGCCACCGACGCCGACCTCTTCCACACCTGGGCGCTCGCGGTGACGACGGGCACGGCGCCGCCCCTGGAGCACCGCTACAACGCGGCCAGCATCTTCAAGCGGGCGCAGGGCTCGGGCCGGATCTCCCGCATCGAGGGCCTCGACCGGCTGCTGCGCGAGGAGGGGGAGAAGGTCTGCGTCGTCGACCTGTTGCCGGTCGGTGCGCCCCGCCGCGACTGGCGCGCGACCCTGCTCTCCGACGGCATGGTCATCGCCCGCGACCCCGACCTGGACGAGCTGATGCGCGTGCTGAGGAGGTTCGCGACCGAGCTGCAGCTCTACGCCGAGTGA
- a CDS encoding universal stress protein, with translation MSYDKILVPVAPGHGEETTRALEVARALLSPDGTISAVTVLEDLPRYMASEAYVVEPVFEESQRAAADEVVQEMRDLGVDVVVRHGYPARAIVDLAQEEGHDCIVVASSQPDWRHLLLGSTAAGVVRHAHCSVHVLREPVAADA, from the coding sequence ATGTCCTACGACAAGATCCTCGTCCCGGTCGCCCCGGGCCACGGTGAGGAGACGACGAGGGCGCTGGAGGTCGCCCGCGCGCTCCTGTCCCCCGACGGGACCATCAGCGCGGTCACGGTGCTGGAGGACCTGCCGCGCTACATGGCCTCCGAGGCCTACGTCGTCGAGCCCGTCTTCGAGGAGAGCCAGCGGGCGGCGGCCGACGAGGTGGTCCAGGAGATGCGCGACCTCGGCGTGGACGTCGTGGTCAGGCACGGCTACCCGGCCCGGGCCATCGTCGACCTCGCGCAGGAGGAGGGCCACGACTGCATCGTCGTCGCCTCCAGCCAGCCCGACTGGCGCCACCTCCTGCTCGGCTCGACCGCCGCGGGCGTCGTGCGCCACGCGCACTGCTCGGTCCACGTGCTGCGCGAGCCGGTGGCGGCCGACGCCTGA
- a CDS encoding type II toxin-antitoxin system VapB family antitoxin: protein MSTTVDADLLARARKIFSGRTDASLVEAALEALLQQHRSAEIDAAYLRAYRDTPVDQRDDWGDLAAFADAAARR from the coding sequence GTGAGCACGACGGTCGACGCGGACCTTCTTGCGCGCGCGCGGAAGATCTTCTCCGGCCGGACCGACGCTTCATTGGTCGAGGCGGCCCTGGAGGCGCTCCTGCAGCAGCACCGGTCCGCCGAGATCGACGCGGCCTACCTGCGTGCCTACCGGGACACCCCGGTGGACCAGCGCGACGACTGGGGTGACCTCGCGGCCTTCGCGGACGCCGCCGCCAGGCGGTGA
- a CDS encoding type II toxin-antitoxin system PemK/MazF family toxin, with translation MTLPARGELWWADLDEAGARPVVVVSRDAAIAGRRRALVAPCSTVIRGLPSEVLLEPGAEPVDRLCAAQADSLTDLPVAVLTRRLGRVSDHAMRQLCTALNVAAGCTGA, from the coding sequence GTGACACTTCCAGCCCGAGGCGAGCTCTGGTGGGCGGACCTGGACGAGGCCGGGGCGAGGCCCGTCGTCGTCGTGAGCCGCGACGCGGCGATCGCCGGGCGTCGGCGCGCGCTGGTGGCACCGTGCAGCACGGTCATCCGGGGCCTCCCGAGCGAGGTGCTGCTGGAGCCAGGTGCGGAGCCGGTGGATCGCCTCTGCGCGGCGCAGGCGGACTCGCTCACCGACCTCCCCGTAGCCGTCCTGACTCGTCGGCTGGGGCGGGTCAGTGACCACGCGATGCGTCAGCTCTGCACTGCGCTCAACGTCGCGGCAGGGTGCACCGGCGCCTGA
- a CDS encoding DUF4230 domain-containing protein, whose amino-acid sequence MRRRWPAVLGAVLLVPVLVLALVGAAGVLDLRPSWNPFAEETVDRTGPSVLESLTEISDFHAASGYYETVVDIENDTRFVPGWISGERVLYVGKGTVDGVVDFSGLDEESVTVSDDGTMVSITLPAPTVGTPSLDLEASYVVSHDQGIINRFQGSELEREAQLKAVEQMEAAAGGEDMLLDLAEDNTESMLRGLLGALGFTQISISFE is encoded by the coding sequence ATGCGACGACGCTGGCCAGCGGTCCTGGGGGCCGTTCTGCTCGTGCCCGTGCTGGTCCTGGCTCTCGTCGGGGCGGCGGGGGTCCTCGATCTCCGGCCGTCCTGGAACCCCTTCGCGGAGGAGACGGTCGACCGCACCGGGCCGTCCGTCCTCGAGTCGCTCACCGAGATCAGCGACTTCCACGCAGCCAGCGGCTATTACGAGACCGTCGTCGACATCGAGAATGACACGAGGTTCGTCCCCGGGTGGATCAGCGGCGAACGGGTCCTCTACGTCGGCAAGGGCACCGTCGACGGGGTGGTGGACTTCAGCGGTCTGGACGAGGAGAGCGTCACCGTGTCCGACGACGGCACGATGGTGTCGATCACCCTCCCCGCCCCCACGGTCGGCACACCCTCCCTCGACCTGGAGGCCAGCTACGTCGTCAGCCACGACCAGGGGATCATCAACCGCTTCCAGGGCTCCGAGCTCGAGCGCGAGGCGCAGCTGAAGGCGGTCGAGCAGATGGAGGCCGCCGCCGGCGGCGAGGACATGCTGCTCGACCTGGCCGAGGACAACACCGAGTCCATGCTGCGAGGGCTCCTGGGCGCCCTGGGCTTCACCCAGATCAGCATCAGCTTCGAGTAG
- a CDS encoding GNAT family N-acetyltransferase: protein MPGRSPPRRASTRLNFAVVDAARPGGARHLALMRQDPDNGVVEVGTVVFSRTLQRTPASTEAQYLLMRHVFRGLGYRRYEWKCDSLNAPSRRAALRLGSPTRAPSGRPWSTAAATGTRPGTPCSTASGRRARSAFERWLRPDNFDAEGMQLAPLGLSR, encoded by the coding sequence GTGCCTGGGCGGTCACCGCCGCGCAGAGCCTCGACCCGCCTCAACTTCGCCGTCGTCGACGCGGCGCGACCGGGCGGCGCTCGGCACCTGGCGCTCATGCGCCAGGACCCGGACAACGGCGTCGTCGAGGTCGGCACCGTCGTCTTCTCGCGCACCCTTCAGCGCACGCCCGCGTCGACGGAGGCGCAGTACCTGCTGATGCGGCACGTCTTTCGAGGACTCGGCTACCGGCGCTACGAGTGGAAGTGCGACAGCCTCAACGCGCCGTCGCGGCGGGCGGCGCTCCGGCTGGGGTCACCTACGAGGGCACCTTCCGGCAGGCCGTGGTCTACCGCGGCCGCAACCGGGACACGGCCTGGTACTCCATGCTCGACAGCGAGTGGCCGCCGAGCGCGCAGCGCCTTCGAGCGCTGGCTGCGCCCGGACAACTTCGACGCCGAGGGCATGCAGCTCGCGCCGCTGGGCTTGTCGCGCTGA
- a CDS encoding nuclease-related domain-containing protein, with translation MAGSSARREHERRVAKREERIRQKHPRLGGLILAVSDDPQTTKAWATGAVGEERLGRRLDPRRPPGRVLHDRGIPGSRANLDHLVVCPTGVYVVDAKRYQGRPHRVVEGGLFTPRTEKLLVGRRDCTKLWMAASSRPA, from the coding sequence GTGGCCGGGTCGTCCGCCCGCCGAGAGCACGAGCGACGTGTCGCGAAGCGGGAGGAACGGATTCGGCAGAAGCACCCTCGGCTCGGCGGTCTCATCCTGGCTGTCTCGGACGACCCGCAGACCACCAAGGCCTGGGCGACCGGTGCGGTCGGCGAGGAGCGGCTCGGGCGTCGGCTCGACCCTCGCCGGCCCCCTGGGCGGGTGCTGCACGACCGAGGCATCCCGGGGAGCCGCGCCAACCTCGACCACCTGGTGGTCTGTCCGACCGGGGTCTACGTCGTCGACGCCAAGCGCTACCAGGGCAGACCCCACCGTGTCGTCGAGGGTGGCCTGTTCACGCCCCGCACCGAGAAACTGCTCGTCGGCCGACGCGACTGCACCAAGCTGTGGATGGCGGCCTCAAGCAGGCCCGCGTGA
- a CDS encoding topoisomerase DNA-binding C4 zinc finger domain-containing protein — protein sequence MLRPRSGRTGHFWGCSTFPACTYTCNTLPGAGRDRRHRGRHPSATFLKEGSNRDRADSPEPGRPRDAPAVRRSVP from the coding sequence GTGCTCCGCCCGCGGTCCGGACGGACCGGCCACTTCTGGGGCTGCAGCACCTTCCCGGCGTGCACGTACACGTGCAACACCCTGCCCGGTGCCGGGCGGGACCGGCGCCACCGTGGCCGGCATCCGTCGGCCACCTTTCTGAAGGAGGGAAGCAACCGCGACAGAGCCGACTCCCCCGAGCCCGGGCGCCCGCGAGATGCGCCTGCGGTACGCCGGTCGGTGCCGTGA
- a CDS encoding UvrD-helicase domain-containing protein, producing MRGVKVVTDVDMLRLVRTFMLHVKANSLDRREVERRLDAGRVRNKARASIFLDLYWPIHDAWQARLAAGGFVDFEDMLVQAADHLESGRYVSPYRLVMVDELQDASQARARLTRALVAQPGRHLLAVGDDWQSINRFAGADLSVVTRFHNRFGPGPTVQLTRTFRCHQSITHTAAHFVSKTPTR from the coding sequence GTGCGGGGCGTCAAGGTGGTGACCGACGTCGACATGCTCCGCCTCGTGCGCACCTTCATGCTGCACGTCAAGGCGAACTCGTTGGACCGGCGAGAGGTCGAGCGACGCCTTGACGCCGGCCGCGTCCGCAACAAGGCCCGAGCCAGCATCTTCCTCGATCTCTACTGGCCCATCCACGACGCCTGGCAGGCACGGCTCGCTGCGGGCGGCTTCGTCGACTTCGAGGACATGCTCGTGCAGGCCGCCGACCACCTCGAGTCCGGCAGGTACGTCAGCCCCTACCGGTTGGTCATGGTCGATGAGCTCCAGGACGCCAGCCAGGCACGGGCGCGGCTCACCCGGGCTCTGGTGGCCCAGCCCGGTCGGCATCTGCTCGCCGTCGGGGACGACTGGCAGTCCATCAACCGCTTCGCCGGCGCCGACCTGAGCGTGGTGACACGCTTCCACAACCGCTTCGGTCCCGGGCCCACGGTGCAGCTGACCCGGACCTTCCGGTGCCACCAGTCGATCACGCACACCGCGGCGCACTTCGTGAGCAAGACCCCGACCAGGTGA